In Calonectris borealis chromosome 8, bCalBor7.hap1.2, whole genome shotgun sequence, a single genomic region encodes these proteins:
- the TMEM121 gene encoding transmembrane protein 121, with amino-acid sequence MVLPPPDKRHVCLTTIVIMTSMAFMDAYLVEQNQGPRKIGVCIIVLVGDICFLIVLRYVAVWVGAEVKTAKRGYAMILWFLYIFVLEIKLYFIFQNYKADKKNLETVARKALTLLLSICVPGLYLVLVALDSMEYIRTFRKKEDLRGRLFWVALDLLDILDIQANLWEPHRTGLPIWAEGLMFFYCYILLLILPCVSLSEISMQGEHIAPQKMMLYPVLSLVTINIVTIFIRAINMVLFQDSRVSTIFIGKNIIAIATKACTFLEYKRQVKEFPQNAIALELQQNSLSHNQTIHSAQGIPHEPSPTSEILDT; translated from the coding sequence ATGGTGCTGCCGCCGCCCGACAAGCGCCACGTGTGTCTGACCACCATCGTCATCATGACCAGCATGGCCTTTATGGATGCCTACCTGGTGGAGCAGAACCAGGGGCCCCGCAAGATCGGCGTCTGCATCATTGTGCTGGTTGGGGACATCTGCTTCCTCATCGTGCTGCGCTACGTGGCGGTGTGGGTGGGGGCGGAGGTGAAGACGGCCAAGAGGGGCTACGCCATGATCCTGTGGTTCCTCTACATCTTCGTGTTGGAGATCAAGCTGTATTTCATCTTTCAGAATTACAAAGCGGACAAAAAGAACCTGGAGACAGTGGCCAGGAAAGCCCTGACCCTGCTCCTGTCCATCTGCGTGCCAGGGCTCTACCTGGTGCTGGTGGCCTTGGACAGCATGGAGTACATACGAACCTTTCGGAAGAAAGAGGACTTGCGGGGGCGCCTCTTCTGGGTGGCCCTCGACCTGCTAGATATCTTGGACATCCAGGCCAACCTGTGGGAGCCACACAGGACTGGACTGCCCATCTGGGCGGAGGGGCTCATGTTCTTCTACTGCTACATACTCCTCCTGATCCTGCCTTGCGTGTCCCTCAGTGAGATCAGCATGCAAGGGGAGCACATTGCCCCGCAAAAAATGATGCTTTACCCCGTCCTCAGCCTGGTCACTATTAACATCGTCACCATCTTCATCCGGGCCATCAACATGGTCTTGTTCCAGGACAGCAGGGTCTCCACCATCTTTATTGGCAAGAACATCATCGCAATCGCCACCAAGGCGTGCACCTTCCTCGAGTACAAGCGGCAGGTGAAGGAGTTCCCCCAGAACGCCATTGCCCTGGAGCTCCAGCAGAACTCCCTCTCCCACAACCAGACCATTCACAGCGCACAGGGCATCCCCCATGAGCCGTCGCCCACCAGCGAGATCCTCGACACATGA